In Pseudonocardia sp. C8, one genomic interval encodes:
- a CDS encoding NAD(P)/FAD-dependent oxidoreductase, producing MGVIVAGAGIAGVACAAELASRGVDVTVRERACGVGGRLAVHRHAGRPADIGAAYLTVSDEDFAARVRCWRDAGLLREWTDTLAAYEGDARGPDSPGPMRWAAPGGLWSLVADAARGLDVRTGHPVTAVRPGPGGRPVVDGEPCDAAVLAMPDPQAARLLDPDTAAGAAVAGRVWNPVLALTLGFARRDWPALPAAFVNDHPVLALVADDGDRRGDGAPVLVAHSTAAFARAHDTAPERAVPELTRAVRALLGIVADPEWTYVHRWPHAAPATAREAAFHLDDDGVGLAGDGWGRPRVQTAWLSGLRLGRAVAARLGH from the coding sequence GTGGGCGTGATCGTGGCCGGGGCAGGCATCGCCGGGGTCGCCTGCGCCGCCGAGCTGGCGTCCCGGGGCGTCGACGTGACGGTGCGGGAGCGGGCGTGCGGTGTCGGCGGCCGGCTCGCGGTGCACCGGCACGCGGGCCGGCCGGCCGACATCGGCGCCGCCTACCTCACCGTGTCCGACGAGGACTTCGCCGCCCGGGTCCGGTGCTGGCGGGACGCCGGCCTCCTTCGCGAGTGGACCGACACCCTGGCGGCCTACGAGGGCGACGCCCGCGGCCCGGACAGCCCGGGGCCGATGCGGTGGGCAGCGCCGGGCGGGCTGTGGTCGCTGGTCGCCGATGCGGCCCGGGGACTGGACGTCCGGACCGGGCACCCGGTCACCGCGGTCCGGCCCGGGCCGGGCGGGCGCCCGGTCGTCGACGGCGAGCCGTGCGACGCGGCCGTCCTCGCGATGCCGGACCCGCAGGCCGCCCGGCTGCTCGACCCGGACACCGCGGCCGGTGCCGCCGTCGCCGGTCGGGTGTGGAACCCGGTGCTCGCACTGACCCTCGGGTTCGCTCGCCGCGACTGGCCGGCCCTGCCCGCCGCGTTCGTCAACGACCACCCGGTGCTGGCCCTGGTCGCCGACGACGGGGACCGCCGCGGCGACGGCGCGCCGGTGCTCGTCGCCCACTCGACCGCCGCGTTCGCCCGCGCCCACGACACCGCGCCGGAACGAGCCGTGCCGGAGCTCACCCGCGCGGTGCGGGCACTGCTCGGGATCGTTGCGGATCCGGAGTGGACGTACGTGCACCGGTGGCCGCACGCCGCGCCCGCCACGGCCCGGGAGGCCGCGTTCCACCTCGACGACGACGGCGTCGGGTTGGCCGGGGACGGCTGGGGCCGCCCGCGGGTGCAGACGGCGTGGCTGTCCGGCCTGCGCCTGGGGCGCGCCGTGGCCGCGCGCCTCGGCCACTGA
- a CDS encoding IS30 family transposase — translation MIPDDLDGPPAGRYLSLAEREEIADGWSKGWSRAKIAHEIGRHRSTVGRELARNHARGRPRREPAPDGQRRRPGPVPGTNRGRDKPQHERLRYRPSLAQAKAEQRARRPKPRKLTHPPLLAEVKAGLKARWSPEQISSTLRRSYPEQPEMWVSHETIYQELYVQGRGELRRELTRCLRTGRALRRPRRLPDQRRERRIPDKIMISERPAEADDRAVPGHWEGDLIIGGDGATAIGTLVERSTRFVLLLHLPGRHGAEELRDAMIPAICSLPEMLRRSLTWDQGIEMARHGEISIATGLPIYFCDPHSPWQRGSNENTNGLLRQYFPKGTDLSRHSAEHLAAVAAELNARPRKTLGWDSPAEAMARLLSRPVPPDVATTP, via the coding sequence ATGATCCCGGATGATCTCGACGGTCCGCCTGCGGGCCGTTACCTGTCGCTGGCCGAACGCGAAGAGATCGCGGATGGCTGGTCGAAGGGGTGGTCCCGCGCCAAGATCGCCCACGAGATCGGACGCCACCGGTCCACGGTCGGCCGGGAGCTGGCCCGCAACCATGCCCGGGGTCGCCCCCGGCGGGAACCGGCACCAGACGGCCAGCGTCGGCGGCCGGGCCCGGTACCGGGCACCAACCGTGGCCGGGACAAGCCCCAGCACGAGCGGCTGCGTTACCGGCCCTCGCTGGCCCAGGCCAAGGCCGAACAGCGAGCGCGGCGCCCCAAGCCCCGCAAACTCACCCACCCGCCGCTGCTGGCCGAGGTCAAGGCCGGGTTGAAGGCGCGGTGGAGCCCGGAACAGATCAGCAGCACACTACGGCGCAGCTACCCCGAGCAGCCGGAGATGTGGGTGTCCCACGAGACGATCTACCAGGAACTCTACGTCCAGGGCCGCGGTGAACTCCGCCGGGAACTGACCCGCTGCCTGCGCACCGGCCGGGCACTGCGCCGGCCCCGCCGGCTGCCCGACCAACGCCGGGAACGCCGGATCCCCGACAAGATCATGATCTCCGAGCGGCCGGCCGAGGCCGACGACCGCGCCGTGCCCGGACACTGGGAAGGCGACCTGATCATCGGTGGTGACGGGGCGACGGCGATCGGGACCCTGGTCGAACGCAGCACCCGGTTCGTGCTGCTACTGCACCTGCCCGGCCGCCACGGCGCCGAGGAACTGCGCGACGCCATGATCCCCGCCATCTGCTCCCTGCCGGAAATGTTGCGCCGGTCGTTGACCTGGGACCAGGGCATCGAGATGGCCCGCCACGGCGAGATCAGCATCGCCACCGGCCTGCCGATCTACTTCTGTGACCCGCACAGTCCCTGGCAGCGCGGCAGCAACGAGAACACCAACGGGCTGCTGCGCCAGTACTTCCCGAAGGGAACCGACCTGTCCCGACACTCCGCCGAACACCTCGCCGCCGTCGCCGCCGAGCTCAACGCCCGTCCCCGCAAGACACTCGGCTGGGACAGCCCCGCCGAGGCCATGGCCCGGCTACTCTCACGACCCGTCCCACCGGATGTTGCGACCACCCCTTGA